The following are from one region of the Muntiacus reevesi chromosome 3, mMunRee1.1, whole genome shotgun sequence genome:
- the RPRM gene encoding protein reprimo, with product MNPAPGNQTDVAGLFLANSSEALERAVRCCTQASVVTDDGFAEGGPDERSLYIMRVVQIAVMCVLSLTVVFGIFFLGCNLLIKSEGMINFLVKDRRPSKEVEAVVVGPY from the coding sequence ATGAATCCGGCGCCGGGCAACCAGACCGACGTGGCCGGCCTGTTCCTGGCCAACAGCAGCGAGGCGCTGGAGCGCGCCGTGCGCTGCTGCACCCAGGCGTCCGTGGTGACCGACGACGGCTTCGCGGAGGGCGGCCCGGACGAGCGCAGCCTGTATATCATGCGCGTGGTTCAGATCGCCGTAATGTGCGTGCTCTCGCTCACCGTGGTCTTCGGCATCTTCTTCTTGGGCTGCAACCTTCTCATCAAGTCCGAGGGCATGATCAACTTCCTGGTGAAGGACCGGAGACCGTCTAAGGAGGTGGAGGCGGTGGTCGTGGGGCCCTACTGA